TTTGCCGCCCAGTTTTTATCGGGGATAAAACAACGCTTTAGGAAGAAGTTTGGAGGAGGAGAGAGTTTCAAGGCGCTAACATGACAATATTGTTGCAGGGATTCCGACGTAAAGGTGACTTCACCGAGCGACGAAAGAAAAGATAAAGGCAGGGAGATTTATCAGGACACAaaaatccggttggctaccctacactgcaggggagggaggggggcggatGCATAAagttaataaaaagaaagagacacgCACAGAACAAATGCACACGGCAGTGTGGCCATTTTAGCAATTTTGTCGcgacatttattttatttgttaattaaattatggggtttaacgtgccaaaaccactttctttaggcacgccgtagtggaggactccggaaattttcaccacctggggttctttaacgtgcacctaaatctaagtacacgggggttttcgcatttcgcccccatcaaaatgcggccgccgtggccaggattcgatcccgcgacctcgtgctcagcagcccaacaccataaccactgagcaaccacggcgggttattttatttttatttgaagaTACTATCAGTCCAATATTAGACCTATATTATGAGTGGTCAACAGAAATAACAAGTCAGCATATCGCTACATATATACAATATCACGTTGAGACATTAACACAACAAAATAACGCATTACTGCTTCAATACAGTAACACTATACAAAATGCAAACGGGCACTACAGTGCAATGTACGACAAAAACACTGTAGTACATCAATAAATGAAAGTAACATTAGCCCTTCAATCCACTAAAACAAAATCTAATGTTATCCTTGGAAGCAGTGTGGCACAAGGGTTGAAAATAAATCGCGAGTTTCAGTATTTACAATGTGATAAGGAAGACGGTTCCATTCGTGCACCGTCGACGAAATAATAGAGTGCTTGTTAGGCGGGTAATTTGCATCATTTCTTCATCAGTGAAGATACCCTTGCCTACTAATACCAGATCGTTCATTATGCAGTTACACAGGataagtatttttctttcttctctgtctAAGAAGCGACTTGTTTGTCTGTTTAGCGGCAGACTTTTCTATTTAGTGACCGGCGACTTTTTCTTAGCGACACGAAATAACAATTTGGGACGTTTTAGTGACTCCGAAGTTATGAAACTTACTTCGAAAATGACTTTTAGGACGCACCTTATTATTTAGAAACTACAAGTAATGACCTTAAATTGCCTGTACCGTGCGTGGGCTCTGTGACCAAGCTGAAGTAATGGTTGTCTTCACGCCGAGCTTGTGCATGCTTTCCAGTGAAGCACGGTGGTCTTAAGATGCCTCACATTGGACTCACAAAATGGGTTttcgttttaattttttttttacaaaaccaACTTGAATGAGTCTTAACGGTGCAGGTTCTGCAGTTTCACCAAAATGTTCAATTGCCGAACATTCGCAACCGTAGCAGTAAATTATTTAACAAAAGTGACTGCACTAAAGTGTATGGTGATATTTTGAACACAGCAGATGCATAATAAATTGTTCGAGTAAGGCCTACCTGTGCGAGCGACTGGGTTTGTTCACAAGAGGATGAACGTACGCTTCCGTTTCTCACGACTTCCGAACGAATGAATGCTGCATGAAGCTTTCGCATGGATCGAGAGGCAGCTAGAAACGCAGTGTTTGACCTATCACGGTCAGTCTGGAGCACGCGTCTGGTGTCTGGTATACACGAGAATGAGGTCCATGCAACTTCATTCGTGCTAACTTTCACGCTAAGAAAATAGCATTACCTGTGCTTTTTTATCTACTTAGCTTTCTAACCTAACAATCTGAAAGTAAACGCAATATTTCAGCTTGCTTCATCCGCTGTTGTGTAGATATCAGTAAATTAAAAGCCCTACACACCCTGCCGTTAAAGTTAATGTTTATCTTTCACCTGCACCTACACTAAACAAAGCTAAGACGCTTCGGTAGCTGATTTACGCCATATTATTTATGTTAGTGTTATAGGCCAAAAGGCCTACGTTATTTCAAAATTCACTCGACAGCTTTAACAACAATATTAGTGACCTTGGGGCAATATTTGCTGAAATCTACCTAATTCTTATGTCGCAGTTTAGCGAAATGTGGAAAAGAATGGCAATACTTGCACATGGTCAGTGCCATTCGCAGCACAAGATAATACTTGCCAGTTGTCAGTGCTAACATCAATTGTGCAGGTTTGCCGTCAGTAAGAATTGCTACAATGCATTCATAGGGTTCTTCTGCAACGGCTTGCGAGGTTGATATTCCAAATGACTTGTTCCTTCAATTGTCTGTTATCAATGTGAGTTAGCGTAGTCCCAAGCAATCACCCCTGAACACTGCATCGAAGACAGTCACACAAAACGCGTTTTTCAAAGAATGCAGGTTATGTTTTCAGGGTGGGATATGTTCACTTTCCAAACTCTGAAGCATATTTATACACTAGAGAAGCAAAAGGAGTTAGTGGCAACTCTTGTTGCGGGAATAACTGATTAGCTCACACGtttttttgttgcgatagcaattacatggacactccaggcgcatttccgtcgTCATGATATTGTCTGTGTCGCCGTGATGATCCGTATGAAGTCCACGTACGATGATCATGCGTTGCATGCTCTATGAGccagtgaaagtgtgcgagggtgagccgtcgatgacggctcgatcttgcgcacgcaagggaggaaggtggggaggaagcgcggcgTCTTCCATCGCACGTCGGCGGCGGCTGTGTATGGCGTGGCCGAGTGCGACCGAGCGGGCCctaacttgaaagcgatctgcgatggggacagagtgcctCGAATGCTGATAGCTGtacgtgcgctgtgttttcaccgcttagttcgtgttgaattagaggcagcacgaaggtcgattcgctcgctacTGCAGCCAGGCTTCCTcacgtcagcgttttgacagcgaatgcccacggttatcgagtgagaagttttcacgtttgcttgtgcacgcgtaacactatgcttgttagtttatttagtaagcgaatgttgacaagtttatacggccaataaaactgctatccttacttcgcacagctgCTAATAATTTGCTGTTGCAATCGACGATACGCCTTTTAGGCGAAATTGCGACTTTAGGTCTGTAGTACTGCTCAGAAAAAACTTTCTGGATAAAAACGATTTGGAGCTGATATGGCAGGCGCTCTCAAGACATGAACGGCAGCTTACTCATGTCATCGAGAAAAACAGAGAGGCAATAACAGATAAATGACAGTAAAGTCAGAGAAAGTGTAGGGGAAGTTAATTGTTGCgtttaaaggggtggagacatcaaaattttcgttcatgcgtttgttgattcaaacgttgcgtcatgcttcagggagcacgatacacacagcgggattcatatatatccgataaataatttaataatagcattattataccgagcgatttcggtttcggtttctgggctccgggggatgctatgacgtcacagaggaggaaacgtaacatggcttggtcacgtgggtcacaaaaatagtgacgtaatacgatgctgcgtcgtctgctcacgcGTACGCGTGCTCTCCCAGCAGAGctaaacaactggcgattcgaagtgcatgtcgtgattattataattattgcgaagagcgacaacaacggtaagaaaatattgcggcttgtgagagtcggtgattcattcggaagcgccgtaagctttcgctttgaagtgaaccggaaaaggtctagcgacgatatcggcggcgccgaacgatcagaggcggtgaggctgccgtcggtgccagagggaccgctcctcggtcgctgattggccgcttcgctgtacggctgccgcacaaatgggtcccgggcccgtcctctctacggcaaggaaatctcgccgtttgCGAGCAAAACGCCGTCGCatgggggcccgcgaacggcaaacggcgtgcggcgagtctccgtgccggtaacgtggacgggccctcacattgagaaaggccaagcgaaggagagaccgctccgagctgccgaactttGCGAttatgcgaggagagaagcggacacgaacgccgcatatcctggtccctttcgaagtcggccggctagtgttacacgcagtttggcgttcgcgggccgccgtgcggcgttcgtgttgtccacttttctcCTCTTGTGTGCGTGTCTGCACGTCTTACCCCTTCTTTgaattaagaaaggatttctatatgcctgtagctcggtcatagtggaggctatgctcggtcgctcggctcagctggctccgtaatcggcatttcatcgctactcatcatacgtcacgtatTTGTGCTAgcgtgctatgacgtcaatattttcgttcctcctctgtgacgtcataactgccacgctagcgatgggtctcgaccacgagaaggagtttttaatgactttttggagctgaattaaaattattttgaaatgtttgcagcgtccaatacctcgttctgggtgtccttgcatacggaagcagcctatacaacatgctttttatagcctcaaaaatTTGCTGTCCCAATCCCTTTAAGGGAAATGGAGAAatgaaaaatccgaggacacccaCGCTGTTCTGatgagctgtgaatgcgaaaggcTTAACgtgcaattgaacgccgctgcgcTGTCCTTCCAGTtctgcgctgcgagtaatgtaccacagcggtacgtgctgcccgagccgtATGCCACCGTTACCCTGCGCGACGGGAGGCCAAGGAAGTAGCAGTGatcaccaaggccggcaggcggcACGCGCTGCCCCATCCCGCtgatatacaggaacactagagcccgcaagcagcagcagcttgcgGTGCTGCTCTCTTTCACGCAACACGTGGCGCGCTAATGTTGCGGCAGGTGTTCCcgttctgctccgtcgaggcgcgtttGGGACGTGGGGTCGCAGCCAAGGGGACTTTGGGTGTTATTTCTCTGCTATAGACTACAGACGCCAGCTCTTTCCCTCAAGGGGCGATTTGACGCTTCCGCATCAATAAGGTCAATGAAAATGGACGAAAATACAACTTGGTGGGGGCATAACTCATATCTTTCGTATTACGGGTGCGATGTCGCCATCCTCGCGTGTACTTCGTTAGGTGTGTGCGTGTACAAGATTAGCCCCGAGAGAGGCTCTGTCTAAAAGACAGCGCCTCTCTCGGAGAAGGCGGCACATGTGGAACATCCTTCTAACTGCCGGCATCTCGCAGCACGTGAAAAATCGCGCAAGTATTCGCGAAGAGATAATGCCGCTCGTTCATTTACGTATACCGCGCAGAGAATCAGTAGTTAATGAGTGGGATGCACAAAAATTTAAGCAGTTACTGACAGCCCATTTTCAGAACTAATGTTACTTTACTGACACCTCTGCCATGCCTTAGGTATACATTCACTACGTCTTTAACGCCTTTATCATTTTCGCTCCTGACATGTTTATTTGTTACAtccttttttcttgttgctgttttcatcaccaatgtgatcaCTTATGTACATGTTCAGCCCTTACGTAATACGCCGCAGGGGACCTTTTCCATGGAGAATaaattatgatgataatgatgatatccCTAGCAACTTGCTTAGCTTTCTGTAGTTCTCAAATTGTTTCGCTCCTGCTTGTCCCCATTCCTTCGTCACCGCAGCAGTTCCGTCGATTGCGGAGCGGACGTGACACGAGCCACTATGCGAAAAGTCCGCGGGTCGCTTCCGGTGCCAGCCGTGGTCTTGCTCGTGTGCTGGCTGCTCGTGGCGGGCGCTGCCTCGGCGTCCTCTACGAAGCGCCGGGACGACGCAGACGAGCTGTTGTCCTCGGCGGTCCGCGTTGCTGGCGGAGACGCTGTGGACACGCTGACCACGCTCGATTGCCACCGGCGCGAGTACTCGtttcgggcagcacgtaccgacGCCAATGGGAACCGCTGCTGGGACGACGTCACCGCCATGTCCTGCTGGGGAAGATGCGACTCCGGAGAGGTCAGTGCTGCAGCTGCCCCGAAACGTCAATATATGCATTTTTTTAATCTGTGCTGTTGCACCTATATGATTGCGATAGTCCTCTTGGTGTCTTATAGTGCCAGTGGTCAGAAAGCAAAAGACGTGCTGATAAGATTGGCGTCCGAGCTTCTGTCCATCCGGCCTTCCGTTTGTCAGTTCGTTGATCTACACACCCTGCTCTGCTTTCTTCTCGATTCACGTTACAAGCGCCGGGGACACAAACATTCCTGCCACCGCAAACACTACGCGCGCGTGGTGGATGGAGCGCTTGTGTCCCCCGCACTAGCAACGTCAACCGAAAATGCCGCGATTGCGGAATTTCCAGCTCTGATTCATCCCTGCATTGCTCCTTCTCTCTCTACCTGCCTTGCCTTCCGCGCACCGCTACGCCGCCAAGAGCTCGCGCGCCACATACGGACTGACTTTGCATGTACAGAGTGTatcatgcaaagaaaaaaaaaagtcgcaatttcacccgaaaggagaagcatcgattTCGATAGCGAATTATTAGACATGTATGCGAAATAAGGACAATAGgtttatcggctgtataagctTGTAGATATTCGCTTATTAatcaaattaacaagcatagggTTAGGCGTGTACAAGCCAACATGGATACagctcactcgatgaccgcggacactcgctgggACAActctggcgtgaggaagcgcggctgcagcggcgagcgaagcgaccttcgtgctgtctctacCTTCAGCGCGAACTGTgcagtgagaacacagcgcacacgaagctataagCCGTCGGCACACCTAGACTCTGtagccatcgcagatcgctttcatagGGCCCCGCAGCCTTGCTTGGCCACGCTATACGCAGTCGCCGCCGGAGTAAAAGAAATTCAAGCAGAAAATCCTTTGGCAATTGtctatgcgtaagcattgtgccacttgctcatctccacgcagcctggtgtcattatcaatgttatgaaactgaTTCGACCAGTGTAAACGACAgggctgcggcgacacgaacggCTGAGTACGGCGGCGCCAGGTGAATTGATGATGCAaacaaactactgcaggtggggGCGCCAGcagcgctgatgacgttccgatcatcgTGTGCCGTTATCACTCTTTAGTGCCTTGTCTATCCGCGTTGAACCTTTATCAACCGTGGTCAACCATactccagcggcggctgcgtatggcgcggccacgcgggccctatcttggaagcgatctgcgatgaggacaCAGTGCgctgagtgctgatagctttgtgtgcatGCAGTGTGTGTTTGCCGCTTAGTGCGCGTTGAAGTGAGACGCGGGCGCAGTATCTTGtaagtgatctgcgatggggacagaatgCGCCGAGttctggtagcttcgtatgcgctgtgttctcgccgattagttcatgttgaagcgagaggcagcgcgaaggtatTTGCTCACTACTGCGGGCCCTACaggtatcttgaaagcaatcgtcTTACGTGGCGGATGGACACAttgacgggtttcctcgttgggtaggcatagaaatactTATGCAATTAAAAGTCCCATATCCCTcgatgccttgcgcgcgatggaagacggcgctcTCCCTCCAGGCCTTCCTCCCTTGTGCGGCGAGGTCGAGCCACTGCCCTCGGCTCATCCTAGCAAGCCTTCACGCACACTGacaacatacggcgcgcggtcatgatgttatcgctcttggacttgatacggaacaTAACGGCGACGGCGAAGACGGCAGGAATGctcctggaatgtccatataattgctatcgcaataaaaagaaagcggCGCCGctgtattatttttttccttatgGAAACAGCCTTTCTCACTCGCGCGCTACCTTTCCATCTGCTTTTCCTTTCACTGCTCTCGTCTTTGCATCGCCTGTTCTGTGCGCCATGCTAAGTTAGAAAATTTGCATTTAGGATCACCTGCTCCGGAAGCTGTAGGCTTCGGTTGCGTACGTATACAGATGGCCCATGCGCAACACGTTCAATGAATCACGGCAGGACAGGCCAGAAGAAAACAATTGTTTGATGGAACCCCCTTTATACCAGTATACGTTGTTTGCGTCCACAAGGAAACGCTGGAGCTTTTAAGGTGGTTAGTGCGACGTACGTCATCTGTCTCCCTGCTTCTTAACTATACCTCCTCCTTAAAGGCTGAGTTACTGTTCCGGCTCAGCAAACACAATCAATTAAATAATTAACCGAATGTTGACTCCAACATCGCGAATGCCCGTGCGCCGTCTTTAGTTGTCGCGCCTATGCTTTCACCTCGACGGCAAGCCCATCTCTATTAGCTTCTGTAACACAATGCGTACTATCCTTTCCCTAtttttcctctccttgctttctctcagTCTCTCGGCGTGCGATCCGTTATTCCCTTTGATGCTCTATATGCATGTCGTGCATGCTCTATATGCATGTCCCAATAAGCttggtaagatatgcgctgccgtacagaggaaaaaggagccgGTAAAAGGcggaaaaagaacagatatttgcacagtgaagcacaataagaacaacagttttactgactgtcgtatgggtgtggtttataaaattccccttagctgtagCCAGTTCTacatagggcaaacgggacggtgtatcaatcaaagGCTAATAGGTCGTTGACCGGTGGATCGCCTACTAATCTTTCCCtatattgccaagattgtaactgcacgccagagttagatgaatgcgcaatattgtacagacttaagaatgaagatacgcgtcttatggtagaggcatggcatatctataatggtggaagtgcgtgcgtgagtgagccttcgattactttacataaggaagtgATTAAGTGCCAAATAAGGGGGGCCAAATAAGGAGGGCCGTTGCTCTGTCAAGCTGTTGAAAGACAGCTTTTACTTCGGTCCCCCTGCATCATCATGTATGACGTGATGGTcgaaataaacttacttacttacttaccttAACAGTTATccctcacgtagaccggcacatgtacccgactgacacgtggtgataccattcctgagcttgcgcagatgagttttgtgtcttctttcttttttcgcctcagtgctcccttcagttgatagtcggcgttcgtgttgtccacttctctactcttgtgtcctctctgcacgcctcacctctcttTTGCCTAATGaattcttaccaactagctcagctttctgttgttctaagctcCAGATTCACCTCCCTTTGTGACAGCAATTGATAGTTCTGACTCCGAAGCGTATACCCCTGGGACTATACTCGATGCCTGGAAGCCGACTAGAGAGCGATGACACACCGTATTTCCACGTAATTACGTGCAACGGGCGTTCCGAC
The nucleotide sequence above comes from Dermacentor andersoni chromosome 10, qqDerAnde1_hic_scaffold, whole genome shotgun sequence. Encoded proteins:
- the Gpb5 gene encoding thyrostimulin beta-5 subunit isoform X3, encoding MDEPSSNSENLVMAWDIPLVSSSVDCGADVTRATMRKVRGSLPVPAVVLLVCWLLVAGAASASSTKRRDDADELLSSAVRVAGGDAVDTLTTLDCHRREYSFRAARTDANGNRCWDDVTAMSCWGRCDSGEIADWRFPFKKSFHPVCTYGSRKLVRAQLRFCDPEDLDERDELRSYEYYEALSCSCQVCDSTWTSCEGFRHP
- the Gpb5 gene encoding thyrostimulin beta-5 subunit isoform X4; amino-acid sequence: MRKVRGSLPVPAVVLLVCWLLVAGAASASSTKRRDDADELLSSAVRVAGGDAVDTLTTLDCHRREYSFRAARTDANGNRCWDDVTAMSCWGRCDSGEIADWRFPFKKSFHPVCTYGSRKLVRAQLRFCDPEDLDERDELRSYEYYEALSCSCQVCDSTWTSCEGFRHP